In Eschrichtius robustus isolate mEscRob2 chromosome 2, mEscRob2.pri, whole genome shotgun sequence, a single window of DNA contains:
- the LOC137758822 gene encoding annexin-2 receptor-like: MEPNFPRCVREAWDSAEGSQEPEMLQILSLADPEEWQLPFYPTLGQLSGDDEDFSGEQLSTHCGRLHPHCPKHGPRAQSTCRRGAGPPAPDMTPATRQEPQSPSGDGAAARPQSFPGRVLRHRGPNIWNPRPLTAGTLPEHRPPPGLERHHRTSQGWWPRTYTQWPARPWAASPAAFGPRSPHLR, translated from the coding sequence ATGGAGCCGAACTTTCCCCGCTGCGTGCGCGAAGCCTGGGATTCCGCAGAGGGGTCCCAGGAACCAGAGATGCTGCAAATCTTGAGCTTAGCGGACCCTGAGGAGTGGCAGCTCCCTTTCTATCCTACGCTGGGCCAACTCTCTGGGGACGACGAGGACTTCAGTGGGGAACAACTTTCTACCCACTGCGGGCGTCTGCACCCACACTGCCCGAAACACGGACCCCGAGCGCAGAGCACCTGCAGGCGGGGCGCTGGGCCGCCCGCCCCGGACATGACGCCCGCGACCCGCCAGGAGCCACAATCGCCCTCAGGAGATGGGGCCGCCGCCCGCCCGCAAAGCTTCCCTGGGCGGGTCTTGCGGCATCGGGGACCCAACATCTGGAACCCGAGACCTCTGACCGCGGGGACCCTTCCGGAGCATCGCCCTCCTCCTGGCCTGGAGAGACACCACCGGACGTCCCAAGGCTGGTGGCCACGGACCTACACGCAGTGGCCGGCAAGACCCTGGGCTGCCTCTCCCGCCGCCTTTGGACCCAGGAGCCCTCATCTCCGCTGA